In Malus sylvestris chromosome 2, drMalSylv7.2, whole genome shotgun sequence, the genomic stretch AAAACTGTTAAGGCCCACTTGAAGTTGAAGCCCAACCACACTATTCTTAATCAGATTGGCCTCTTTCatagtggaaaaaaaaaaagcaacgaAAAGATAAAGTGATAAAACCAAAATCCAACCACTCACTCACCCGGCTGCAACACCAAACTTGCTCAGCAATGGAGGCCAAACTCCTCCACCTACTCAGCTCAACACCAGCTTCCCCAACCCACCTCGCCCTCTCAAAACCTTCTCCAACAAAACTGAACCATATCTTCTCACCCGCCACCCGTCCGCGGCCTCTCAGAATCAGCACACTAGTTTACAACACCACCGGCAGTGATGGTGGTGGCAGCACTAGCATTCCGGACACTGACGGCAACAGCGTGGCAGCACCGGACCCCACGGGAGTGCGGTTCAAAAAGAGGTCGAGAAGGCGGACGAAGCAGCAGCAGCGAGAGGAGGGCAATGAGGGGGACGGCGGACGGGTCATGAAGGCTCAAGCTAGTGACGCTCCAAAGAAGTGGGAAGATATGAGCTTGGGGGAGAAGGCATGGGAGCTTTACGTGGGGGAGAAGGGTGCTTTGTTTTGGTTAAACAAGTTTGCTTATGCTTCAATTTACATAGTGATTGGGGCTTGGATTCTGTTCAGGTTTGTTGGACCGGCTCTTAATCTTTACCAGTTGGATGCACCTCCTCTCTCTCCCACTTCCATCCTCAAGGGTTCCTGATTGATTCAGTCACTCTCTTCTCCAAGAGATTTTCTTCTTCTCGTTTTGATTTCGATGACTGCGTACCAAATCTTTATCGTTTGCATAGCGTTTGTAGCTCAACTGGTTAAAAGCCTTCACCTGCATCGGAGACTCTGTAATATTACTCGATCAATAAAGTATACACAAAGCTTTCTCTGTGAGACGAAACTATGAAGCTGTAAATTACATTCTTGGAGAGCAGCGATTGACATTGAAATATCGACATGCTATCTGAATAATGTGAGATAACCAGCCGCTTAATGCAAAAGGTTCATTTTCACCTCAATATAGTGCAAAATGAGAGGCTAAATCAAAACTTGAATGAGCACCAAGCATGCAACTTTATGAATTTGAATGGCTACATGGCATTGACTGGCTGAGCGGTCGCATCTCTTTCGGTCTTGCACCTGCAGATAACAAGGGTTCCAACATTCAGATCAAATTACAATGTATAATGCACAGATCATTTACGCGTCTCAACTTGGAGCAACAGGAAGTACACTCGTTAATTGCAATTCTGAAAACATAATTGATACACAGATTTGAAATTATTGTTCAATCGGCATATATCGAGAAAGAAGTTTCGCTGCTCTATCAGGATATATTCCATGCCATACTGGAAACAGTTTGATACGCCAATGATAAAGTTGGGATTAAACCCGAGGAAAAGGATGAAGTAACGAATGTTAGCAAAGGAGGAATCAAGGCTTAGTTTATACACTAACCTATTGCAGTTCAATCGAGAAGCATAATTATGATTGTTGCAATTTGTGCACATCCAATCCCCATTACACCATTGCTTTGCTCTGCGAAGTCAATAAATTATAAGTAAGTCCTTATCAAAGAAGCTAACCTCACAATAAGCTGAATTTATGCTAAAAATATAGGCTCGTCATAATTGACATTTATCAGGGCCGTATGTGGAATTAGGGATATTATCCACGTTTACAAAGGAGTGGAAGCACACTGAAAACAGTTAAATAAACACGAATCTGTAACATCTAATATGCATATCAGAATGTGGTACCTAAGTATGCATATGTAAAAGGAAAAGCTGATTCCAAACTTACCCTTTTCCAAGGAGTGCAGGTGTCAATGCCTGCTGTGTGAATGGCATGTGCACTTGCAAATTCGGAGCCATGCCTGAGCTTATATTGGGATGATAAGGAGCGTAAGGTCCAGTTGCGAGGTTACCACTCGCTCAAACCGAGGATAAGATTGCTGCTGCCCAACTGTCTGCAATTTAGTGAAAAGAATAAGGAAACAActaggaggaggagaagaagaaagcatAGGATACTGTATGTAACAatcttataaatttataatctaAAATTTCATAGAATagatagatcatccttacacgTCCTACGTTCAGTCTCTTGTTATCCCAGTCATGAACGAGCTCTTCGGATGCTAATCGCTTCATTCCAAGAGCTTGATACGAAAAAAGAGGAATGTAAATAAGTGAGCATTATTTACAATCTACGGTACCAGCATGTGCTTCTAAACCACAAATATATCATAAGACAATTGCAATGCTGATGAAGAAAGAGTGTACCTGGTGGAAAAGCATCACATTTTTTGCACTGCAGATAAATCAAAATTGGATCAGATATCAACAGTCAGGTAAGGAGAACTCTTTGCTTTGAATGCTCATGTAGCATCATACCTGTGTTCGAGATGAATAATTATGGAAACCGCAACCGCATAGCCAGTCACCACTGTGCCATCCTTTTGGAACTGAGAGAAGCTGATTAGTAGGGTTTGCATGTAGAACTCCACCATTATGGTTTCCACCTACAGACCAAGTAGAAGCCGGCTGAACTCCAAACTAATCAGCTCCTGCTATAGGCCAGTTCAAAGGAAGCAAATGTGGGGGAGCACCATTGGCCATCATTCCACTACCCATCTTTTGGTCCAGTCCTCCTTGGGACCTGGGAAAACAATGTGAATAAGTTGGGAGAGAAGCTCCAGGCATTGCAACCGCTGTCATTGCCGCTACCTCCTTTGGTTGCCCGCACTTTTTGCACTTTTCTCTTGATGCATAATTGTTGTTGGTGCAACCTATTGATCCATTGCCACAGACACCCAACACACAATCCAGCCAAGAATGCACACCAACAAGTCCATCCCACACCAAAATACACATACAAGAAACAGAAACCACTCAACCTAATTGATAGCGAGTtcctaacctttttttttcaacttgataaaaaaatgaaagcaaagaaaaagacaaGCTGCAATAACAATTATGCATTCTCATTCGACAAACAATGTCAAGGAAGCGTGTCATTAGGCCGCGAATATGCAAGTCATATACTCTTTCCATAACTGAAATCGAACGCACCAAAGAAAAAAGTCTGTATATTTGTTCAACTGGgaaattattttatttcttttaatgaatttaggggtattcaatcaggaatttaagtgattctctgaaattcaatgtgtatttaatcaggattttaagatagtttatgaaaatccttagaaatccgggtgtattcaattagaattttaaagaagtttataacattccaggtgtattcaattagaatttgattttaaagaatttgagaaagttgaggaattagagggaatttgagagatttcgtagtgtattttgagcatccacaaatctcacctctcccCAAGAGATTTCgaaggaattgaatcaaaattttacatggaatctctacaaatcaattaaactccataaaaattcatggatttataaatccattaaaatctctcaaattctcaattgaatacacctcctAAACTTCAAAGTTGTGTTTCATTCCTTTCCTATATTCTTATTACCAGAGCAGTACCCTAACTGCCATACACAGCCCCTATCTCTCTCAACATAACCGATAAACGATTTGTAAAATAACCTTCCTTCGCAGTTTATCCAACTTATGAAATGGCAACTGAAAATGGGTAAATGAAATGAACTGAGAAGACAGCACTCCAAGCTTTAATGAACTGAAAATGGGTGAAATGTTTTATGTCGATTAAGCTTGGTACCGTCaatgaaaactaaaactaaaaacgaaatggttatcaatcGGGCCATAAGCTTTTTAACTGTtgatgaaaaataagaaaagggagagaaagttagagagagagaggggggggggtgAGGTCTAACCGGTGCAGATCCAATCTCCGATGCGAGGGAGCCACTTGGGGTCGGCGGGAGTTTTGGTGTCGACGAGGATGCGAGGCTGCTTGCAGCGATTGCAGAAGGATCCGAAGGCGTAGTTTCTGTTCCTGCATCCACTGCATTCCCAATCCCTTTCTCTTCCTTCCGCCATTGTTCGATTAGATAACAGTTCTCAGTGTTACTCCGCTCCTTTGTCTTtcgcctatatatatatttttatatatatatctgtgtgtCTGCTAAGCTCGGAGGATGGACGAGCGAGCAAGCGAGCCACAGGGATCGTACGGACTACGGAGCCTTCGAGTTGCCGCCCTTGACCAGTTGGCCTTCAAAAAACAAAGAGGATAATATGGGCCGTCACTATTCGTTTAGGGCCCTGGCCCAATATATCCAGGCCCAATAGGCCCATCACAAGTGAATGATGGGTTTTATTAACCGCGgaacaaagaaagcaaaaatCTTTCAAAACAACGAACAAGCCGCGCCTGCTGTTTTTGCAATTCATAAGGTTGTCTCGACGCTCGTAACGGCATCTTTCTCCGGCCACGTCTCTCCACCTGCCATGCTGAGCCCCAGTCGCATTCGACACCCCTTATTATCCGTTTCTTGTTTTTGCGGTTTTTTTAGATTGCTTCTGAAAAAGGCTAAAAGTGTTATTTTGACATCAATAAATGCGTTTTTGCATGTTTACCTTTTGAGtcataaaaacattttttttagaagCAATTAGCATATGCTTCTTCATTAAGCACTTCCAAATGCTTTTCCAGAAGGCAGAAAGAAGCACTtggattttgattaaaaaaagtgCTTTCGACGGTCACTTAAGTGGATCGTTGATTACCTTATCAATGCACATCCTTCTCCACATGTGCTTTTTGTTGAGGTTAGTAACATTTTTAGCTTAATATATACTTCAAGTCTCCGTTGACATGCTATTAACTCTAATCTTAAATGGACCCCGACGCTTAGGTTGATAGATTGTGAATCGGGACAATTTATTAGGTTTGTTATTATCTGAATTTGTCATCTAGATTCACAGTCTAGCAACGTAACGTGTTGGTCTTGCGATGTAAGTTTGTTAAGGGAAGAACTTCACTCTCAGTATCATGTTAGTACCTTGTTAGAATAACTAGGACGGCTAGATCGTGAATTGAGACAATTCATTAGGCGGTCTGTTTGGGTGATAGAACGGAACAGTCTACATAGTGTTGTGGCTTCAGCATTTCTAACCATTCTCTATGGTGACTACACGCGTAATTTAAAACT encodes the following:
- the LOC126588720 gene encoding uncharacterized protein LOC126588720; the encoded protein is MEAKLLHLLSSTPASPTHLALSKPSPTKLNHIFSPATRPRPLRISTLVYNTTGSDGGGSTSIPDTDGNSVAAPDPTGVRFKKRSRRRTKQQQREEGNEGDGGRVMKAQASDAPKKWEDMSLGEKAWELYVGEKGALFWLNKFAYASIYIVIGAWILFRFVGPALNLYQLDAPPLSPTSILKGS